A window of Massilia sp. NR 4-1 genomic DNA:
GAGCATCCCAGGCTGCTGCGCGTGCTGAGCACCATCGCCCAGGTGGCGGCCACGCGCGCGCCGGTGCTGATCCTGGGCGAAAGCGGCAGCGGCAAGGAACTGGTGGCCGACGCGCTCCACCGCAACAGTCCGCGCGCCGCGCTGGCGCCGGTCAAGATCAATATGGGCGCCATCACTTCCACCCTGTTCGAGAGCGAGATGTTCGGCCATGTGAAAGGCGCGTTCACCGATGCGCGCAGCGAGCGCAAAGGCCATATCGCCGCCGCCCACGGCAGCACCCTCTTCCTCGACGAGATCGGCGAATTGAACCGCGCCGACCAGGTCAAGCTGCTGCGCGTGCTGCAGGACCAGCACTATCTGCCGGTCGGCGCCAGCCGCAGCGAGCAGGCCGACGTGCGCGTGGTGTCGGCCACCAACCGCGAGCTGGCCGAGCTGGTCGCGGCCGGCGAGTTCCGCGAAGACCTGTACTACCGCCTGAACCTGATCACCATCCGCCTGCCGCCGCTGCGCGAACGGCGCAGCGATATTCCGCTGCTGGTGCGCCATATCACGGCCGAGCTGGCGGCCAGCTACCGCTTGCCGGACGCCCAGCTGGCGCCCGCGGCGCTGGACTGGCTGGCGACCCAGCCCTGGCCCGGCAATATCCGCCAGTTGCGCCAGACGCTGGAGCGCACCATGCTGCTGGCGGGCCGGCCGCAACTGGGCCTGGCCGACTTCATCGCCGCCAGCCAGCACGACGAGGCGGCCAGCGCGCGCGGCCTCGGCACCGATGGCATGACCCTGGAACAGGTCGAGCGGCAAATGATCGCCAAGGCGCTCGACCAGCACCAGGGCAATATCTCGCGCGTGGCCAAGGCCCTGGGCCTGAGCCGCACCGCGCTCTACCGCCGCCTGGAACGCCACGGACTGGGCGCGGCCGCCCAGGAAGACGCATGAGCGGGCGCGGCCGGCGCATGCGGCATGGGCCGGGCAGGATGGCATGGGAGGCGGCATGAACCTGCGCGGCAATCTGGCCAGCCTGAGCCGGCGTTTCTCGCTCTATCTGAGCGTGCTGCATGCGCTGCTGTTCGTCCTGGCATTGTTCGCGCTGCGCGAGCGGCCGCTGCTCTTTCTCGGCGCCGAGGCGCTGATCCTGGCCAGCCTGGTACTCGGCATGGGCCTGAGCCGGCGCGCGCTGGAACCGCTGGGTTATACGGCGCGCTTCCGCGACCTGCTGCAGGAGCAGAATTACGCGGCGCGCCTGCTGCCCGGGGGCAGCAACGAGCTCAATGAGCTGGCGGCACTGTTCAACAGCCTGCTCGGCGCCCTGCACCAGGAGCGGCTCAAGGTGGGCGAGCAGCAAGGCTTTCTCGACCGCCTGCTGGAGGCGACGCCGAGCGCCGTCATCGTGCTCGATTTCGACGGCAGGATCAGCCTGATGAATGCCTGCGCCCAGAGCCTGTTGGCGCTCGACGACGCGCCCGGCAAGCCGCTGCGCGCCTGGCTGGCGGGTACGGCGCGCTGCCTGGGCGAAGCGGGCAGCGCGGCACAGGCGCGCAGCCTGGCGCTGCTGGCCGCGCTCGATGCGCTGCCGGCCGGCGAGAGCCGCCTGTTCAGTGATCCGGAAGGACG
This region includes:
- a CDS encoding sigma-54 dependent transcriptional regulator, which gives rise to MDSPRKPRILIIDDDSAVLVSLQLLLKQAGFAPQGCDDPAQALDLLAREPFDLVLQDMNFSLQTSGAEGLELLARIRQDWPGLPVLLMTAWGSIALAVKGMQAGAANFFTKPWDNTQLAELVRSTLALAAPAAQACPTRQELDAKYDFGAIVGEHPRLLRVLSTIAQVAATRAPVLILGESGSGKELVADALHRNSPRAALAPVKINMGAITSTLFESEMFGHVKGAFTDARSERKGHIAAAHGSTLFLDEIGELNRADQVKLLRVLQDQHYLPVGASRSEQADVRVVSATNRELAELVAAGEFREDLYYRLNLITIRLPPLRERRSDIPLLVRHITAELAASYRLPDAQLAPAALDWLATQPWPGNIRQLRQTLERTMLLAGRPQLGLADFIAASQHDEAASARGLGTDGMTLEQVERQMIAKALDQHQGNISRVAKALGLSRTALYRRLERHGLGAAAQEDA